In one window of bacterium DNA:
- a CDS encoding carbohydrate binding domain-containing protein, protein MRRVVFAFVMLLGVSGVGLGQTDFRDLHPQPRQAYSRFTSAVFEPVAGHSIYLIPDRPLYGAAAAFNAFLREKGKDTLEVRLYSPADSSQSGIFFGVCSAELNAMLAAVGDQYVRVTPAYPGPEGYVIDVLTWRMLVNASDEAGMRYALNTLKQMLYPKPGWFGLEGCRIIDAPEFPVRWFYYPTNVLVGDNVTAAKALWDEALSHRLNGVHLTDSKFTRPTTLPARYLDSLASLRDYAAARELEIIPGVMPIGYSNSLLFHNPNLASGLPVRQQKFVFQGDEAVIVPRTEVAMPNGDFEQHSGDNFPGFTFIDQPGKISFADTQVKHSGTTSVRMENFAQYSPEHGHGRVSYWTPVTPFTQYHVSAWVKTEDLQPASSIDCFVLSNAGYALAYNDFAIPSTTDWMQVEFTINTLEADTVGLYFGTWGAQSGRMWWDDLSFEETAFVNLIRREGAPVTVSHPQLALVYSEGADFDTLRDADMGNNRYFGNYDKYHTPPMLRRTASGQLREGDTVLVSWYHAVVINEGQVMSTMSHPEVYEILDREFRVLDSVLQADRYFMQHDEIRTMNWDAGDQARGISPAEILADNVQRCEAIIQKHHPGADVWVWTDMFDPYHNAVEGPYYLVHGDLRGSADQIPTSIGMVNWNGREGIVQNSLGFFSDHGFRQISAPFYDQDASQIRRWKEWTRDVPNFHGMMYTTWQRNYDYLEAFGDYAWNHAPYIYHTPTWGLNPGQQVLMWTQVEGDPWDDDWELQQCTLHKRHHPGDPFTEITIPAVAGELTEHWVSIPPSATWMQWYVTATDNRGWTTRIPFADTLYYEVGDLATSIGAVEAAAAQFCTVYPQPARIGEEVTLQWHTPANENVQFELYDLLGRLQQRWTLAPSGEGLRSMRVRLPQLSRGIYLGVLRSRSGSTSQRIAVQ, encoded by the coding sequence ATGAGACGTGTGGTGTTTGCTTTTGTGATGCTGCTTGGCGTGAGTGGGGTGGGACTCGGGCAGACGGATTTCAGAGATCTGCATCCGCAGCCGCGGCAGGCGTATTCGCGCTTTACGAGCGCGGTGTTTGAACCGGTGGCGGGACATTCCATCTACCTTATACCGGATCGGCCACTGTACGGAGCGGCGGCGGCGTTCAATGCGTTTCTGCGAGAAAAAGGGAAGGACACGCTCGAGGTTCGGCTGTACTCGCCGGCGGATTCGTCGCAGAGCGGAATTTTCTTCGGGGTGTGCAGCGCGGAGCTGAATGCCATGCTGGCTGCGGTGGGGGATCAGTACGTGCGCGTAACACCGGCGTATCCGGGGCCGGAAGGGTATGTCATCGATGTGCTGACCTGGCGCATGCTCGTCAATGCTTCGGATGAAGCGGGGATGCGTTACGCGCTCAATACGCTGAAGCAGATGTTGTATCCGAAACCGGGGTGGTTTGGACTCGAAGGCTGTCGCATCATCGATGCGCCGGAATTTCCCGTGCGCTGGTTCTATTATCCTACGAATGTGCTGGTGGGCGATAATGTCACCGCGGCGAAAGCGCTGTGGGATGAGGCACTGTCGCATCGGCTCAACGGTGTACATCTGACGGATTCGAAGTTCACGCGACCCACGACGCTGCCAGCGCGCTATCTCGATTCGCTGGCTTCCCTGCGTGATTATGCCGCGGCACGGGAGCTGGAAATCATTCCCGGCGTCATGCCCATCGGCTACTCCAACAGTCTGCTATTCCACAATCCCAATCTGGCGTCGGGACTCCCGGTGCGGCAGCAGAAATTTGTGTTCCAGGGCGATGAGGCGGTCATCGTACCACGAACGGAGGTGGCGATGCCGAACGGGGATTTCGAGCAGCACAGTGGGGACAATTTCCCGGGCTTCACATTCATCGATCAGCCGGGAAAAATCAGCTTTGCCGATACGCAGGTGAAGCACTCCGGCACGACGTCAGTGCGCATGGAGAATTTCGCGCAGTATTCACCAGAACATGGACATGGACGCGTGTCGTACTGGACGCCAGTCACGCCTTTCACGCAGTACCATGTCAGCGCCTGGGTGAAAACCGAAGACCTGCAGCCCGCTTCGTCCATCGATTGTTTCGTTCTCAGCAATGCGGGCTACGCCCTGGCATACAATGATTTCGCCATTCCGTCGACGACGGACTGGATGCAGGTCGAATTCACCATCAACACGCTGGAAGCGGATACGGTCGGACTGTATTTCGGCACCTGGGGTGCGCAGTCGGGCCGCATGTGGTGGGATGACCTTTCCTTCGAGGAAACGGCTTTCGTCAATCTCATCCGGCGCGAAGGGGCGCCCGTGACGGTGTCACATCCCCAGCTCGCACTGGTGTACAGCGAGGGTGCGGATTTCGATACGCTGCGCGATGCGGATATGGGGAATAACCGCTACTTCGGCAATTATGACAAGTATCATACTCCACCGATGTTGCGGCGAACGGCCTCGGGACAGCTGAGGGAAGGCGACACGGTACTGGTGTCGTGGTATCATGCCGTGGTGATCAACGAGGGACAGGTGATGTCCACCATGTCGCATCCGGAAGTCTATGAGATACTCGATCGTGAATTTCGCGTGCTCGACAGCGTGCTGCAGGCGGACCGCTATTTCATGCAGCATGATGAAATCCGCACCATGAACTGGGATGCAGGCGACCAGGCGCGCGGCATCTCGCCCGCCGAAATTCTCGCGGACAACGTTCAGCGCTGCGAGGCCATCATTCAGAAGCATCACCCCGGCGCCGATGTTTGGGTGTGGACCGACATGTTCGACCCCTATCACAACGCGGTCGAAGGACCGTACTATCTCGTGCACGGCGACCTGCGCGGCAGCGCGGATCAGATACCGACATCGATTGGCATGGTCAACTGGAACGGACGCGAGGGTATCGTGCAGAACAGTCTCGGCTTCTTTTCGGACCATGGCTTTCGGCAGATTTCCGCACCGTTTTACGATCAGGATGCCTCGCAGATTCGCCGCTGGAAGGAATGGACGCGCGATGTCCCGAATTTCCATGGCATGATGTACACCACCTGGCAGCGGAATTACGACTATCTCGAGGCTTTCGGCGATTATGCCTGGAATCATGCCCCGTACATCTATCACACGCCCACCTGGGGACTCAATCCCGGTCAGCAGGTGCTGATGTGGACGCAGGTCGAAGGCGATCCATGGGATGACGACTGGGAACTGCAGCAATGCACGCTGCATAAACGCCATCATCCCGGCGATCCCTTTACCGAAATCACCATTCCCGCGGTCGCCGGAGAGCTTACCGAGCACTGGGTAAGCATTCCGCCGTCGGCCACGTGGATGCAATGGTATGTCACTGCGACGGACAACAGGGGCTGGACGACGCGCATTCCCTTTGCGGACACATTGTATTATGAGGTCGGCGATCTCGCGACGAGTATCGGCGCAGTGGAAGCGGCGGCTGCGCAGTTCTGCACTGTGTACCCTCAGCCCGCACGCATCGGGGAAGAAGTGACGCTGC
- a CDS encoding BatA domain-containing protein, translating to MTFLNPLYLLALAAAAIPIILHLLNLRKSRVIEFSTLSFLKELQRSKIRKLKLKQWLLLALRTLIIIFVVLAFTRPALRSGFGFLPGTTAKTSVVIVMDNSFSMMVSDEHGQLLKQARQKALQIVDLMRPGDDAALVLTTAPQQTRAFTAALNAIRGDIEDVTVSYAHGDYAEAMTAASALLAQSGNFNKEVYVITDRQRSQFASAEQSPRALFDGSTRVFILPLGDEQTGNAAVVDAEVRNAIFESGKPVDVRGTIRNASASDMSSSIVSVFLDGERVSQQTVSVQSGGTAQVDFTVLPRRAGWIEGFIELEDDALPEDNRRYFSFHIPEKLNILLGPASGKDAAILQLALNPTQEETDIAKGFNIDAADRGSLLSANLSRYDVVILLGARDLSSAFIQRLASWLRDGGSVMLFPDADGNVDTWSNDLLPALGLPAAQGSTGSLTEGASFITFGAVDFDHPLFANIFASEESDEARQIDSPQLYYTIKLRGNERARQVINTSNGDAFLLDAPVGEGRALVYAVNPSLRWSDFALKGIFVPLLNRSMYYLSAREDNTFQMDMGATAELTVPSSAAGEALFELRGAEGSVQRIVPKSLPSGLVFPITSPDRPGVYTLNSGDNILRSVTVNTDPAESDLAQADAEQERAFFQRLGIEKPMELGVHVDVSQAVAEVRFGVELWKYMIALALLCALIEMLVARDVKRAQLEMEK from the coding sequence ATGACCTTTCTCAATCCCCTGTATCTCCTCGCGCTGGCGGCTGCGGCAATTCCCATTATCCTGCATCTTCTGAATCTGCGGAAGTCGCGGGTGATTGAATTCAGCACGCTGAGTTTTCTCAAGGAGCTGCAGCGGAGTAAAATCCGCAAGCTGAAGCTGAAACAGTGGCTGCTGCTCGCGCTGCGTACGCTGATCATCATCTTTGTCGTCCTCGCCTTCACGCGTCCCGCCCTGCGCTCGGGTTTCGGTTTTCTTCCCGGTACAACCGCGAAAACATCGGTGGTCATTGTGATGGACAATTCGTTCAGCATGATGGTGTCGGACGAACACGGTCAGCTGCTCAAGCAGGCGCGGCAAAAGGCATTACAGATCGTTGATCTCATGCGTCCGGGAGACGATGCGGCGCTGGTGCTCACCACCGCTCCGCAGCAGACGCGCGCGTTTACCGCAGCGCTCAATGCCATTCGCGGAGATATCGAAGACGTGACCGTCTCGTACGCGCATGGCGATTACGCAGAGGCGATGACTGCCGCGAGCGCTCTGCTCGCACAGAGCGGCAATTTCAACAAGGAAGTCTATGTCATCACCGACCGGCAGCGCTCCCAGTTTGCTTCAGCCGAACAATCGCCGCGCGCGCTGTTCGACGGCAGTACGCGCGTGTTCATCCTGCCTCTGGGGGACGAACAGACAGGAAACGCCGCCGTTGTGGATGCCGAAGTGCGCAACGCCATATTTGAAAGCGGCAAGCCGGTTGACGTACGCGGTACGATTCGGAATGCCTCTGCGTCGGATATGAGTTCATCCATCGTTTCGGTGTTCCTCGACGGAGAGCGTGTTTCCCAGCAGACAGTGAGCGTGCAATCCGGTGGAACAGCGCAGGTGGACTTCACCGTGCTCCCCCGCCGCGCGGGATGGATCGAGGGCTTTATCGAACTCGAAGACGACGCGCTGCCCGAGGACAACCGCCGCTACTTCTCATTTCATATTCCTGAGAAGCTCAACATTCTTCTCGGACCCGCGTCGGGGAAGGACGCTGCCATTCTTCAGCTGGCGCTGAATCCAACGCAGGAAGAAACCGACATCGCGAAGGGATTCAATATCGATGCCGCCGATCGCGGCAGTCTGCTCTCCGCAAATCTCAGCCGCTACGATGTTGTCATCCTGCTCGGTGCCCGCGACCTTTCATCGGCCTTCATCCAGCGCCTGGCTTCCTGGCTCCGAGATGGTGGCAGCGTCATGCTCTTCCCGGATGCCGACGGCAATGTCGACACCTGGTCAAACGATCTGCTACCCGCGCTCGGACTCCCCGCCGCGCAGGGAAGCACCGGATCGCTCACAGAGGGAGCATCATTCATCACCTTCGGCGCGGTGGATTTCGACCATCCGTTGTTCGCGAACATTTTTGCCAGTGAAGAAAGCGACGAAGCACGGCAAATCGATTCACCACAGCTGTATTACACGATAAAACTGCGTGGAAATGAACGTGCGCGGCAGGTCATCAACACCAGCAATGGCGACGCATTTCTGCTCGACGCTCCCGTGGGTGAGGGTCGCGCGCTGGTATATGCTGTCAATCCTTCCCTGCGCTGGTCCGATTTCGCGCTGAAAGGAATCTTCGTTCCTCTTCTGAACCGGTCGATGTACTATCTCTCCGCTCGTGAAGACAATACCTTCCAGATGGATATGGGCGCGACGGCCGAACTCACTGTCCCCAGCAGTGCGGCTGGTGAGGCGCTGTTCGAACTTCGCGGCGCGGAAGGCAGTGTGCAGCGCATCGTGCCGAAATCACTGCCGTCAGGACTCGTATTCCCCATCACTTCGCCCGATCGTCCCGGGGTGTACACACTCAACAGTGGCGACAATATCCTGCGCTCTGTCACCGTCAATACCGACCCGGCCGAATCCGATCTCGCTCAGGCCGACGCGGAACAGGAGCGCGCGTTCTTCCAGCGCCTCGGCATCGAGAAGCCCATGGAACTCGGCGTCCATGTCGACGTTTCGCAGGCGGTGGCCGAAGTGCGCTTCGGTGTGGAACTCTGGAAATACATGATCGCGCTGGCATTGCTGTGCGCACTGATCGAGATGCTGGTCGCACGCGACGTCAAGCGCGCGCAGCTCGAAATGGAAAAATAA
- the hflX gene encoding GTPase HflX, whose protein sequence is MRFETDEHLEELELLTETAGAEVVEKIFQNRAAISVTMFIGKGKAEFLAERCEELDVQTVIFDDDLSPVQQRNLERKLNRKVIDRTSLILDIFALHARTNAAKTQVELAQYEYLLPRLTRMWTHLSKQYGGIGTKGPGETQIETDRRIVRDRIAHLKDKLARVDRQRATQRKNRRDTTRVSLVGYTNVGKSTLLNMLTGADVLAEDKLFATLDSTVRSVDIEGREVLFSDTVGFIRKLPTRLIESFKSTLDEVVEADIILHVADVSHPSFKEQIEVVRDTLKELGAEQTPTIMVFNKIDRMENTGAMAGLKSEYPYAVFISAARGINLGELKAAVLLMLEEQHREKTFVISPPDFAIAAEFHRLARIVDERYEEDHIEIRCVLPPDAEQRLLNVHAGKVRVTENNA, encoded by the coding sequence ATGCGCTTTGAAACCGACGAACATCTCGAGGAGCTCGAACTGCTCACCGAAACCGCGGGGGCCGAGGTGGTGGAAAAGATTTTCCAGAACCGCGCGGCCATCAGTGTCACCATGTTCATCGGCAAAGGAAAGGCGGAGTTCCTCGCAGAGCGCTGTGAAGAACTCGACGTGCAGACGGTGATTTTCGACGATGACCTGTCGCCGGTGCAGCAGCGCAACCTTGAGCGCAAGCTCAATCGCAAAGTCATCGATCGCACTTCCCTCATCCTCGATATTTTCGCCCTGCATGCGCGCACCAACGCGGCGAAGACGCAGGTCGAACTCGCGCAGTACGAATACCTGCTTCCGCGGCTCACACGTATGTGGACGCATCTCTCAAAGCAGTACGGCGGTATCGGCACCAAGGGTCCGGGTGAAACCCAGATCGAAACCGATCGCCGAATCGTGCGCGACCGTATCGCGCATTTGAAGGACAAACTCGCGCGCGTCGATCGCCAGCGTGCCACGCAGCGAAAGAATCGCCGCGACACCACACGTGTTTCCCTCGTGGGATATACCAACGTCGGGAAATCCACCCTGCTCAACATGCTCACCGGCGCGGATGTACTGGCGGAGGACAAGCTGTTCGCGACGCTTGATTCGACCGTGCGCTCTGTGGACATCGAGGGACGCGAGGTGCTGTTTTCCGACACCGTCGGCTTCATCCGCAAGCTGCCTACCAGGCTGATTGAGAGTTTCAAGAGTACGCTCGATGAAGTGGTCGAGGCGGACATCATCCTGCATGTGGCCGATGTTTCGCATCCGTCATTCAAGGAGCAGATCGAGGTGGTGCGCGATACGCTCAAGGAACTCGGTGCGGAGCAGACTCCGACCATCATGGTGTTCAACAAAATCGACCGCATGGAGAATACCGGGGCGATGGCGGGACTCAAGAGCGAGTACCCGTACGCGGTGTTCATTTCCGCGGCGCGCGGCATCAATCTCGGCGAACTCAAAGCCGCCGTGCTGCTCATGCTCGAAGAGCAGCATCGGGAAAAGACTTTCGTCATCAGTCCCCCCGACTTCGCAATCGCCGCTGAATTCCACCGCCTCGCACGCATCGTCGATGAGCGCTACGAGGAAGACCATATAGAAATTCGCTGTGTCCTGCCGCCTGACGCCGAACAGCGGCTGCTGAATGTACACGCGGGAAAGGTGCGTGTGACGGAGAACAATGCATGA
- a CDS encoding TonB-dependent receptor produces the protein MTRLLVRLFFFALLLFPASAFSQGVISGTVQEAESGEAVIGANVILAGTGKGAATNRYGYFALAGIQPGSYTLRISAVGYRTDEREIEITKSDEIRLLVSLQPSVIELGAVSIEATRQEAEARRLSSVDVPIEQILRLPSLGGEVDVFRALQLLPGVQAASEISSGLYIRGGSPDQNLVLLDRMVLYNPSHLGGFLSTFNADAINNVTLVKGAMPAEYGGRLSSVVDVTMREGGRDRIRGAGGISMIDSRLTIDGPINEDITFMLSGRRVYLDWLVDLMSDDASLNYYFYDLVAKTNIRLGDNDRLFFSGFFGRDVMGEPFDDDDDFNVSWGNSAGNLRWTHIFGSKLFTNVSAVISDYHFSSEFQEWDDTRFKSISGILDYSLRVEAEYFHSAEHSFKLGLENTLHTFTSEASSDRSEFTEFDPHLPTHRGTEVSLFMQDEWKLSPQFTAQIGGRAFYFDRGPYFRFEPRLAAFYTFDNEVTLKAAFIGANQFLHLVTRNDITLPTDMWFPSTSSLPPSYSLQYVLGASRDFDDGMYSVSLEGYYKSMNNLLEFRDNAYFSIFAPLEEELTGGDGRSYGAEVFIQKRKGNFTGWLGYTLAWTDRTFPELNDGKTFPPRYDRRHDISLVLNYRLGENWEFTGVWVYGTGQAFTFPVAQYTLDINDGVKLLYSDRNGYRLPAYHRLDLNFSYGFKWFGWDWKASINLYNTYNHLNPFSRYLDYDWQTDSWKLKQITLFPLLPTFGLSFRF, from the coding sequence ATGACACGACTTCTCGTCCGGCTGTTTTTCTTCGCACTGCTGCTGTTTCCCGCTTCTGCCTTCAGCCAGGGAGTGATTTCCGGCACAGTGCAGGAGGCTGAAAGCGGGGAAGCCGTCATTGGCGCGAACGTGATTCTCGCCGGCACCGGCAAGGGCGCCGCCACCAACCGTTACGGCTATTTCGCACTGGCCGGCATTCAGCCCGGCAGCTACACCCTGCGCATTTCGGCCGTGGGATATCGAACGGATGAAAGGGAAATCGAAATCACGAAAAGCGATGAAATTCGTCTTCTCGTTTCGCTGCAGCCTTCCGTTATCGAACTCGGTGCCGTTTCCATCGAAGCCACCAGGCAGGAAGCAGAAGCCCGCAGGCTCAGCTCAGTCGACGTGCCCATCGAACAGATCCTGCGTCTGCCCTCCCTTGGCGGTGAAGTGGACGTCTTCCGCGCCCTGCAGCTGCTGCCCGGCGTGCAGGCGGCCTCGGAGATTTCTTCAGGATTGTACATCCGCGGCGGCAGTCCCGATCAGAACCTCGTGCTTCTCGACCGCATGGTACTGTACAATCCCTCCCATCTTGGCGGTTTCCTCAGCACCTTCAATGCGGACGCCATCAATAACGTCACCCTGGTAAAAGGCGCGATGCCGGCGGAGTACGGGGGACGCCTTTCCTCGGTCGTTGACGTCACGATGCGCGAAGGGGGACGCGATCGCATTCGCGGCGCAGGCGGCATCAGCATGATCGATTCCCGTCTGACGATTGACGGTCCGATCAACGAAGACATTACCTTCATGCTCTCGGGTCGCCGGGTGTACCTCGACTGGCTGGTCGACCTGATGTCGGATGATGCCTCGCTCAATTACTACTTTTACGACCTCGTGGCGAAGACGAATATCCGTCTCGGGGATAATGATCGCCTGTTCTTCTCCGGCTTTTTCGGCCGCGACGTCATGGGCGAGCCTTTCGATGACGATGACGATTTCAATGTCAGCTGGGGAAACAGCGCCGGCAATCTGCGATGGACGCATATTTTCGGCTCCAAGCTCTTCACCAACGTGTCGGCGGTGATCAGCGATTACCATTTCAGTTCGGAATTCCAGGAATGGGACGACACGCGCTTCAAGAGCATCTCCGGCATTCTGGACTATTCACTGCGCGTGGAAGCCGAGTACTTTCATTCCGCCGAACACAGCTTCAAGCTCGGACTCGAAAACACCCTGCACACCTTCACCTCGGAAGCTTCCTCCGACCGCAGCGAGTTCACGGAATTCGATCCTCACCTTCCCACACATCGCGGCACGGAAGTATCGCTGTTCATGCAGGATGAGTGGAAACTCTCGCCGCAGTTCACGGCGCAGATCGGGGGACGCGCATTTTATTTCGACCGGGGACCCTATTTCCGCTTCGAACCGCGTCTCGCGGCCTTCTACACATTCGACAATGAGGTGACGCTCAAGGCGGCGTTCATCGGCGCCAACCAGTTCCTCCACCTCGTCACACGCAATGACATCACCCTGCCGACCGACATGTGGTTTCCCTCCACTTCCAGTCTGCCACCGTCGTATTCCCTGCAGTATGTACTCGGGGCCAGCCGCGATTTCGACGACGGCATGTACAGCGTTTCGCTCGAAGGATATTACAAGAGCATGAATAACCTGCTCGAGTTCCGCGACAACGCGTACTTCAGCATCTTCGCGCCGCTCGAGGAAGAACTGACCGGCGGCGACGGACGCAGCTACGGTGCGGAAGTGTTCATTCAGAAGCGGAAAGGAAATTTCACCGGCTGGCTGGGCTATACCCTGGCATGGACCGACCGCACCTTCCCGGAACTCAACGACGGGAAAACCTTTCCCCCCCGCTACGACCGTCGACACGATATCAGTCTCGTCCTCAACTACCGGCTCGGGGAGAACTGGGAATTCACCGGTGTGTGGGTGTATGGTACGGGACAGGCGTTCACTTTTCCCGTCGCGCAGTACACGCTCGACATCAACGACGGTGTCAAGCTGCTGTATTCCGATCGCAACGGCTACCGTCTCCCCGCCTACCACCGCCTCGATCTGAATTTCAGTTACGGCTTCAAGTGGTTCGGGTGGGACTGGAAAGCCAGCATCAATCTTTACAACACGTACAATCACCTGAATCCGTTCTCGCGCTATCTCGATTACGACTGGCAGACGGACAGCTGGAAGCTGAAACAGATCACGCTGTTCCCGCTGCTGCCGACCTTCGGACTCAGTTTCCGCTTCTGA
- a CDS encoding DUF4249 domain-containing protein, with product MKHTAAILLALMLFTGCEQTVDTDWPDHEEKLVVTGFLQFRTDSVFVYARVNRTLPLSEPFNDSKAIINDALVQVRDAAITHDIPRDSRFYPLQYDFNYRGVFVRDASKDYSFTVRQGGKTANAALIIDESSAEFDQLEISETGSSGYVHARWTLRTPDRRSTVTCYFEHWDSRHQTWMETQYFDLNDYSQRDGDVLRGESYVWTGTNETHPRLRYVLVVRDGVYTDYSNTRWSWDSGGGIFEPESKNPPFNVTGDGIGFVWYEFRGDPVEVVY from the coding sequence ATGAAACACACAGCCGCCATACTGCTCGCGCTCATGTTGTTCACAGGTTGTGAACAGACGGTGGATACCGACTGGCCGGATCATGAAGAGAAACTCGTCGTCACCGGTTTTCTTCAGTTTCGCACGGATTCGGTGTTCGTCTACGCGCGTGTGAATCGTACGCTTCCGCTCTCCGAGCCGTTCAATGACAGCAAGGCCATCATCAACGATGCGCTCGTACAGGTGCGCGACGCAGCCATAACGCATGATATCCCGCGCGACAGCAGGTTTTATCCCCTCCAGTATGATTTCAATTACCGGGGTGTGTTCGTGCGTGATGCCAGCAAAGACTACTCCTTCACCGTCAGGCAGGGAGGAAAAACAGCGAACGCAGCACTGATAATTGATGAGAGCAGCGCGGAGTTTGATCAACTCGAGATCAGCGAGACAGGGAGTTCCGGATACGTGCACGCGCGGTGGACACTGCGCACACCGGACAGGCGCAGTACTGTTACCTGCTATTTCGAACACTGGGACAGCCGTCATCAGACCTGGATGGAGACCCAGTATTTTGATCTCAACGATTACAGTCAGCGTGACGGCGACGTCCTTCGCGGCGAGAGCTATGTGTGGACGGGTACGAACGAAACGCATCCCCGCCTTCGCTACGTCCTTGTCGTACGCGATGGCGTGTACACTGATTACAGCAATACACGCTGGTCGTGGGACAGCGGTGGAGGCATTTTCGAGCCTGAATCGAAAAACCCTCCATTCAACGTAACCGGCGATGGCATCGGTTTTGTCTGGTATGAATTCCGGGGAGATCCCGTGGAGGTTGTCTATTGA
- the rsmI gene encoding 16S rRNA (cytidine(1402)-2'-O)-methyltransferase, translating into MSEERPEPRPGTLYVVSTPIGNMDDITLRALRLLREVDLIAAEDTRTTRNLLRHHGIETECISYYARNETQRIPMLIDHLLAPRSLAVVSDAGTPGVSDPAALLIAAAVENDIEVIPIPGASAALAALVASGLQMDRFHFEGFLPIKKRRRSRIEALKDETRTVIMYESVHRLVKTLQELHEMLGDRRVSVSREITKRFEETVRGSLSEVLAHFQEHPPKGEFVIVLEGSRE; encoded by the coding sequence ATGTCTGAAGAACGACCTGAACCCCGGCCCGGCACCCTGTACGTAGTGTCCACTCCCATCGGCAACATGGATGACATCACACTGCGCGCGCTGCGCCTGCTGCGCGAGGTGGACCTCATCGCGGCTGAGGACACGCGCACGACCCGCAACCTGCTGCGTCATCACGGCATCGAGACCGAGTGCATCAGCTATTACGCGCGCAATGAAACGCAGCGCATTCCCATGCTGATCGATCATCTGCTCGCACCACGCTCGCTGGCCGTCGTCTCGGATGCCGGTACGCCCGGTGTGTCCGATCCCGCCGCGCTCCTCATCGCCGCCGCGGTAGAGAACGACATCGAAGTCATTCCCATCCCCGGCGCATCCGCTGCGCTCGCGGCACTGGTGGCGAGTGGACTGCAGATGGACCGCTTCCACTTCGAGGGCTTCCTCCCGATCAAAAAACGGCGCCGCAGCCGCATCGAAGCATTGAAAGACGAAACGCGCACGGTCATCATGTATGAATCCGTGCACCGTCTCGTGAAAACGCTTCAGGAATTGCACGAGATGCTGGGCGACAGGCGCGTATCGGTCTCCCGTGAAATCACCAAGCGCTTTGAGGAAACCGTGCGCGGCAGCCTTTCCGAAGTCCTCGCCCATTTTCAGGAGCATCCCCCGAAGGGCGAATTCGTCATCGTTCTCGAAGGCAGCAGGGAATAG
- a CDS encoding DUF5004 domain-containing protein, which yields MKYLPIIALLLLLSACGAEAPLKERIVGSWDMTQVLHNGKDVTAEHDPKNTRSITFHDDGTFMSEGFPVGTNTGKWSIAPKTKELFIDSDAGEGDDSYWFVDLEGNRMVWEGARGYATEFTLIQTRIE from the coding sequence ATGAAATACCTCCCCATTATCGCCCTGCTCCTGTTGCTTTCAGCCTGCGGAGCAGAGGCACCGTTGAAAGAGAGAATTGTCGGGAGCTGGGACATGACACAGGTTCTGCACAACGGCAAGGACGTCACGGCAGAGCATGATCCGAAAAACACGCGAAGCATCACCTTCCATGACGATGGTACTTTCATGAGCGAAGGATTCCCGGTCGGAACCAATACCGGGAAATGGTCCATCGCACCGAAAACCAAAGAGCTGTTCATCGACAGTGATGCAGGGGAGGGAGATGACAGCTACTGGTTCGTCGATCTCGAGGGAAATCGCATGGTCTGGGAAGGTGCACGTGGATATGCCACCGAATTCACCCTGATACAAACACGCATCGAGTAG